The genomic region GCACCCGCGTTTCTTTTGAAGTGGGGATTCACGAATTGGGGGGGCGACCATTGTTTCTGAATGCGAATGACATTCAACTCGGCCGTGGGGAACCCATCAAAGACACGGCCCGAGTGCTGGGGCGCATGGTGCATGGCGCGGTGATTCGCACGTATGCCCAGCAGGATGTGGAGGAGTTTGCCCAGTATTCCGGCGTGCCGACCATCAATGCGCTCACGGATGACGAGCATCCCTGCCAGGTGCTGACCGATCTGTTCACCTACCAGGAAAAGCGCGGGCCGATTCAAGGCAAGGTGGTCACGTTTGTCGGGGATGGCGCCTGCAATATGGCGCAATCGTGGATTTTTGCCGCCGCCAAACTGGATTTTGAACTGCGCATTGCCGCGCCGCGAAATTTCCAACCCGCCGCCGAGTTGGTGAAACGCTCCGGGGCCCGGGTGCTAGTGACGGATGATTTGGCTGCCGCCGCCAGTCAGTCCGACTTACTCTATACCGATGTGTGGATCTCCATGGGGAAAGAGGCGGAGTCCGCGCAACGCGTGCAAGCATTGACGGGGTATCAGGTGAATCAAGCCTTGGTGAAATTGGCCAAGCCCGATGCCTTGGTCATGCATTGCCTGCCCGCCTACCGGGGCAAGGAGATTGATGATGCCACCTTCGAGGCCCATGCCCAGACCATCTTCGATCAGGCGGAAAACCGCTTGCACACGCAAAAAGCCATTCTGCATTACCTGGCCGGGCAGTGAGCTTCATTCCAAATCACATTCAAGCTCATTGGAATCAGCCGCAACGAGTATCGTGGCGGCAATCATCTCCGCGGATTGGCCAGGCTGCCATTCAATCCATTGCACCGGAGCCTGACGGCGAAACCACGTCATCTGGCGGCGCGCATATTGGCGGGTGCGGGCTTTGACCAATTCAATCGTCGCCTTCAAATCCCGCTCACCTCTCAGATATTCCACCACCTGCCGGTAACCGATCGCCTGCATGGCATTACGGTTTTGCTCGATCCCCCGCTGCATCAAGGCCTGAGTCTCCGCCACCAACCCAAGCGCAAACATATCCTCCACCCGCGCATGGATGCGGGTGTGCAATTCTTCCGTCGTTCGTTGGAGACCATAGAATCGGAGCCGCTGCGCTTCTGCCGCCGACTTCGTCCACGTGGCACGCTGAGCCGAAAAAGGTTGGCCGGTCAGGCGGATGACTTCGATGGCACGCCACACCCGGCGCGGGTTTTGGCGGTCAATCCGCTCAAAGGTGACGGGGTCTTTGGCCGCCAATTCCTCCAGCAACTCCGGCAGCGGCATGGCTTCCAGTGCGGCGCGCAACTGCGGATCGGTCGGCGCATGACCCAACCCCTCGATCCAGGCCCGGAAATACAGACCAGTGCCGCCGCAGAAGATGGCCCATTTGCCTCGGGCGTGAATCGCGCTCACCGCGTCGGTTGCCAGCGCCACGAATCGCGAGGCATCGAACGGCTCCGTCAGTTCCGCCACATCCAACAGGTGATGCGGCACGCGGGCGCGGTCCGCCGCCGATGGCTTGGCGGTGCCAATATCGAGGCCGCGATACACCTGCATGGAATCCACCGAAATAATCTCGCCGCCCAACCGTTCCGCCAGGCACAGCGCCACCGCCGATTTGCCCACGGCAGTGGGACCGGCCAGAAATAGAGTTGCAGGCGGGGTTGGCATCATGGACCGTCGCTGATTATTTGGCGCACGGTGGTTTGGGAGCCGCGGCCCGCGACCTTCGCCAATACAACACCGCCCCGCCAATCAGCAGAAACACGCTGACAAACTGGGCCGGGGTCAGATGCTGATCCAGCATGCGTGAGGCCGGCAGGTAATCACCCCGGAAGAGTTCCACAAAGGAACGCAGGCAGGCGTAGGCCAGCAGATAAATGGCGAAAATCTGGCCGTCAAACTTCTTGCGGCGATACCCCCAGGCCAGCGCGGCATAGAGCGCCAGGTTCAGCAGGGATTCATAGATCTGCGTGGGATGCACCCCCACCCCGTGCGTGGCATGGTCCTTGGGAAAATGAATGGCCCACGCCACAGCGGTGGGATAGCCAAAGCAGCAGCCGTGCATCAGGCAGCCCAACCGGCCAAACACGTGCGCCAAGGCGACGCTG from Verrucomicrobiota bacterium harbors:
- the argF gene encoding ornithine carbamoyltransferase, yielding MKHLLCLEKTPRAVMEQILASAALFKRDRTSHVKTLAGQTWAMIFSKSSTRTRVSFEVGIHELGGRPLFLNANDIQLGRGEPIKDTARVLGRMVHGAVIRTYAQQDVEEFAQYSGVPTINALTDDEHPCQVLTDLFTYQEKRGPIQGKVVTFVGDGACNMAQSWIFAAAKLDFELRIAAPRNFQPAAELVKRSGARVLVTDDLAAAASQSDLLYTDVWISMGKEAESAQRVQALTGYQVNQALVKLAKPDALVMHCLPAYRGKEIDDATFEAHAQTIFDQAENRLHTQKAILHYLAGQ
- the miaA gene encoding tRNA (adenosine(37)-N6)-dimethylallyltransferase MiaA, producing the protein MMPTPPATLFLAGPTAVGKSAVALCLAERLGGEIISVDSMQVYRGLDIGTAKPSAADRARVPHHLLDVAELTEPFDASRFVALATDAVSAIHARGKWAIFCGGTGLYFRAWIEGLGHAPTDPQLRAALEAMPLPELLEELAAKDPVTFERIDRQNPRRVWRAIEVIRLTGQPFSAQRATWTKSAAEAQRLRFYGLQRTTEELHTRIHARVEDMFALGLVAETQALMQRGIEQNRNAMQAIGYRQVVEYLRGERDLKATIELVKARTRQYARRQMTWFRRQAPVQWIEWQPGQSAEMIAATILVAADSNELECDLE
- the lgt gene encoding prolipoprotein diacylglyceryl transferase, whose amino-acid sequence is MRDVALQFGPLTIHWYGVLVVTGFILGLWTASRRGLRDNFAPEKIMDLGPWLLGGAIVGSRLLYVISYWQDDFARQPIWEIFMIQKGGLVFYGGLIGASLCLIVYVRLKKMPLWKLADVLAPSVALAHVFGRLGCLMHGCCFGYPTAVAWAIHFPKDHATHGVGVHPTQIYESLLNLALYAALAWGYRRKKFDGQIFAIYLLAYACLRSFVELFRGDYLPASRMLDQHLTPAQFVSVFLLIGGAVLYWRRSRAAAPKPPCAK